The Ahaetulla prasina isolate Xishuangbanna chromosome 3, ASM2864084v1, whole genome shotgun sequence genome window below encodes:
- the PDC gene encoding phosducin produces MEHQQSINLEDELEAPEAVHTGPKGVINDWRKFKLESQDQDHLPPSKRELLIRQISSPYNCQSRDHRDTRERVSRKMSVQEYELLNVKEDESCLQQYRKRCMKNMHERLSFAPRHGYVSELQDGKEFLEAVEKEHKATTVIVHIYEDDIKECEALNNSLNSLAAEYSIVKFCKIKAANTGAGDRFSSDVLPTLLVYKGGQLVSNFISVTDQLNGEFSTTDVETFLNEYGLLPQKGIPEVDNDNMDEQEIEQ; encoded by the exons ATGGAACACCAACAAAGTATTAATTTGGAAGACGAACTTGAAGCCCCAGAAGCTGTACATACAG GACCTAAAGGGGTGATCAATGACTGGAGAAAATTTAAATTGGAGAGCCAAGACCAAGACCATCTTCCTCCAAGCAAGAGAGAGCTCCTCATCAGGCAAATCTCTTCGCCCTACAACTGTCAAAGCAGAGATCATAGAGACACCAGAGAACGAGTCAGTCGTaag ATGAGTGTGCAAGAATATGAGTTGTTGAATGTCAAAGAAGATGAGAGTTGTTTACAGCAATACCGGAAGCGCTGCATGAAGAACATGCACGAGCGATTGAGCTTTGCGCCAAGGCACGGCTATGTTTCTGAGCTGCAGGATGGGAAGGAGTTCCTGGAAGCTGTGGAGAAAGAACACAAAGCCACCACTGTAATTGTCCATATCTATGAAGATGACATCAAGGAGTGTGAGGCACTCAACAATAGCcttaatagtcttgctgctgagtACTCCATTGTGAAATTTTGCAAAATCAAGGCTGCTAACACAGGGGCAGGAGACCGTTTCTCCAGTGATGTTCTTCCAACACTACTTGTCTACAAAGGTGGGCAGCTTGTAAGCAATTTCATTAGTGTAACTGACCAATTGAATGGAGAATTTTCTACTACAGATGTGGAGACTTTCTTAAATGAGTATGGGTTACTTCCTCAGAAAGGAATTCCAGAAGTTGACAATGATAATATGGATGAACAAGAAATTGAACAGTAG